The Lysobacter enzymogenes DNA segment ATCGTCGGCTTCGCCCTGTCGCGCGAGTTCTGGCTGTCGGCGGCGATGCTGATGCTGTCGGGCATGTGCGACGGCGTGTCGGTGGTGCTGCGCTCGACCATCCTGCAACTGTCCACGCCCGACGAGATGCGCGGGCGGGTGTCGTCGATCAACGGCATCTTCATCGGCTCGTCGAACGAGCTGGGCGCGTTCGAATCGGGGCTGGCGGCCAAGCTGATGGGGCTGGTGCCGTCGGTGATCTTCGGCGGCTGCATGACCCTGGCCGTCGTCGGCGCGACCGCGAAGTTGGCGCCGAAGCTGCGCCGGCTGGATTTGCGCGATCTGCAGTAAGGCCGGCGTCGGCGCTCAGCGCGGCGGGTCGCGCCGGTTTTCACGCGTATCGTTGGCCGCGGCGGCCGGCGCCTTGCGCAGCGCGACCGCGATCGCGCCGACCAGCGCCACCACGCCATTGGCCAGGCCCACGATGACGGCGACCAGCACGTCGCCGTAACCCTCGACGTAATTCGTATCGACGTCCTGGCTGGCCAGGTTCCAGCCGATCACGCCGAACAGCGGCGAGCCGATCAGCAGGTTCAGCGCGAACATCGCCACCGCGGCGTAGCGCAAGTAGCCGCGCGACCAGTACAACAGCAAGGCGTTCCAGCCCAGCGCCAGCAACACACCGAAGATCAGGACGGCTTGTTCCATGTGCGGGTTCTCCTGGCGGTTGCGGCATCCTAGCCGCATTCGCCGCGCGGCGCGCCTCAGCCGCGCTGCGCCCACTGCGCGTACAGGCCGTCTTCCGCTTCCGGCCGCAACTGCCGCAGCGGCAGGCGCTGCCGCGCCGGCGGCAACGCCATCTGCGCGTAGACCGCGGCGGTGGACAGGCCGAACGGTTCGCCGTCCTCGTTCGAATAGGCGTAGTACGCGGCCTCGATCCCGGCCAGGTGCATCGCCGCCAGGCACATCGGGCAAGGATGGCCGCTGGCGTAGATCGTGCAGCCTTCCAGCCGGGTCAGGCCGAGCGCGTGCGCGGCCTCGCGGATCGCCAGCAGTTCGGCGTGTGCGGTCGGGTCGCCGGTGTCGAGGATGCGGTTGACCGCGCGCGCGAGCACCTGCCCGTCGCGCACCAGCACCGCGCCGAACGGACGGCCGCCGGCGGCGGCGTTGGCGCGCGCCAGGGCCAGGGCTTGGCGCATGAATTCGAGGTGGCGCGGGTCGGCTGGGCGGTCGTTCACGGCGGGCTCCGGCGGCGGAAAGAGGACAGCGTGCCTGCGCGGCGAGCGCGCGGCGTGGACCGATCCTGGCGGTTCGCGGCCGCGGCTGCCGGACATGGCGCGCAGAACCCGCTCGCCAGTGCGATGCACGCGGAATCCGGGGCGTCCCCGGGACGACCCACTGCCGCGAAACCTAGCTGCCGCGGCACTCGCCTGCCGTCATGCCCGCGAACGCGGGCATCCAGGGCTTCACCGCGACACGACTCCAAAGCCCTGCCCGCGTTCACCGCAATGGCGGCAGGCGCGCACGTGGGCGCGGCCCGATCGGCCCACCGCCTACGCCGCCGCTCGCGCCCCGGGCCCTCGCCTCGCCGAAAACGAAAAAGCCCGACCGAAGCCGGGCTTTCATCGCGATGCTGCGAGCCGATGGGTCAGTCGCCCATCTGCTTCTGCATGTGCTCCCAACGCTCTTGCGCGTCGATCGTGCGCTCGGCGGTGAGACGCGCTTCCAGGCGGTCCAGGCCGATGTCTTCGCCGGTATCGACGCAGAAACCGTAATCGCCCGAATCCACCCGCTTGAGCGTGCTGTCGATCTTGCTGATCAGCTTGCGGTAACGGTCGCGGGTGCGCAGTTCCAGCGAGTTCTCGGTCTCGCGGGTGGCGCGCTCGGCCTCGTCGCCGACGTCGCGCACTTCGTCCTTGAGGTTCTCGATGGTCTGCTTGGACTCCTCGACCAGAT contains these protein-coding regions:
- a CDS encoding nucleoside deaminase; its protein translation is MNDRPADPRHLEFMRQALALARANAAAGGRPFGAVLVRDGQVLARAVNRILDTGDPTAHAELLAIREAAHALGLTRLEGCTIYASGHPCPMCLAAMHLAGIEAAYYAYSNEDGEPFGLSTAAVYAQMALPPARQRLPLRQLRPEAEDGLYAQWAQRG